A genome region from Geodermatophilus bullaregiensis includes the following:
- a CDS encoding ABC transporter permease, with the protein MRRSRTPAPLLVPAALAVAFLVLPLAGLLVRTPWSQLGTLLTAPGVGQALRLSLVSATLATAVSVVLGVPLAWVLARSQARGRAVLRALVTVPLVLPPVVGGVALFLVLGRQGIVGSWLADTTGITIPFTTAAVVIAETFVAMPFLVISVEGALRAADARFEDAAATLGADRWTTFRRVTLPLVAPGVAAGAVLCWARALGEFGATITFAGNFPGTTQTMPLAVYLALQRDPQAAIVLSLVLLLVSVATLLLLRDRWLGRGAAA; encoded by the coding sequence GTGAGGCGCTCCCGGACGCCGGCGCCCCTGCTGGTCCCCGCCGCCCTCGCGGTCGCCTTCCTGGTCCTGCCCCTGGCCGGCCTGCTGGTCCGGACGCCGTGGTCGCAGCTCGGCACGCTGCTCACCGCCCCGGGCGTCGGGCAGGCGCTGCGCCTCTCCCTCGTCTCGGCGACCCTCGCCACCGCCGTCTCCGTCGTGCTGGGCGTCCCGCTGGCCTGGGTGCTCGCCCGCTCGCAGGCGCGCGGCCGGGCGGTGCTGCGCGCGCTGGTCACCGTGCCGCTGGTCCTGCCCCCGGTCGTCGGCGGCGTCGCGCTGTTCCTCGTCCTCGGCCGGCAGGGCATCGTCGGGAGCTGGCTGGCCGACACCACCGGGATCACCATCCCGTTCACCACCGCCGCGGTCGTCATCGCCGAGACCTTCGTGGCGATGCCGTTCCTCGTCATCAGCGTCGAGGGCGCGCTGCGGGCCGCCGATGCCCGCTTCGAGGACGCCGCCGCCACCCTCGGCGCCGACCGCTGGACCACCTTCCGACGGGTCACCCTGCCGCTGGTCGCACCCGGCGTGGCCGCCGGCGCGGTGCTGTGCTGGGCCCGCGCGCTGGGGGAGTTCGGCGCGACGATCACCTTCGCGGGCAACTTCCCGGGGACGACGCAGACGATGCCGCTGGCCGTCTACCTGGCCCTGCAGCGCGACCCGCAGGCGGCCATCGTGCTCTCGCTGGTGCTGCTCCTCGTCTCGGTGGCCACGCTGCTGCTCCTGCGCGACCGCTGGCTCGGGCGCGGAGCGGCCGCGTGA
- a CDS encoding hemolysin family protein, whose amino-acid sequence MTEWLLLLVGLVLVLACAAFVAFEFALVTVDRPTVEREAAAGTRGASGVLDALRTLSTQLSGAQLGITITNLAIGFVAEPSIAALLREPLQSVGLSGTAARSVSITLALVLATALTMVFGELVPKNLAISDPLRTARAVAGFQRGFTRATSLLIRFLNGWANALLRRVFGVEPQEELASARSPEELTSLVRRSGRQGTLPAETAVLLERGLAFGELRASDAATPRTRTTTVDADAPVDEVLTTARDSGHSRFPVVAAGGVDDVVGMVHVKHALGVPRDRRADTPVSAVMLPALFVPTSRRLDDLLGDLRRGGLQMAVVVDEYGGTDGVVTVEDLVEELVGDLTDEYDTETGDDVVDRGDGTWSVSGLLRPDEVAAATGLAVPADRHWETLGGLVLHVLGRIPDVGDRIEARPALPPELAAEAEGLPAGVWVRVERVDGTRVERAVVGGLPATTGDEQEEDDRG is encoded by the coding sequence ATGACCGAGTGGTTGCTCCTCCTGGTCGGCCTCGTCCTCGTGCTCGCCTGCGCCGCCTTCGTGGCGTTCGAGTTCGCCCTGGTGACCGTCGACCGGCCCACCGTCGAGCGCGAGGCGGCGGCGGGCACGCGGGGCGCGTCCGGCGTGCTCGACGCGCTGCGCACCCTGTCCACCCAGCTGTCGGGCGCACAGCTCGGCATCACCATCACCAACCTGGCCATCGGCTTCGTCGCCGAGCCGTCGATCGCCGCCCTGCTCCGGGAGCCGCTGCAGTCCGTCGGCCTGTCCGGCACCGCCGCCCGGTCGGTGTCGATCACCCTGGCGCTGGTCCTGGCCACCGCGCTGACGATGGTGTTCGGCGAGCTGGTGCCCAAGAACCTGGCGATCAGCGACCCGCTGCGCACCGCGCGGGCCGTCGCCGGCTTCCAGCGCGGCTTCACCCGCGCCACGTCCCTGCTCATCCGGTTCCTCAACGGGTGGGCCAACGCGCTGCTGCGCCGGGTGTTCGGCGTCGAGCCACAGGAGGAGCTGGCCTCGGCCCGCTCGCCGGAGGAGCTGACCTCGCTGGTCCGCCGCTCCGGCCGGCAGGGCACGCTGCCGGCCGAGACCGCCGTCCTGCTCGAGCGCGGCCTGGCCTTCGGCGAGCTGCGCGCCAGCGACGCCGCCACGCCGCGCACCCGCACCACCACCGTCGACGCCGACGCACCCGTCGACGAGGTGCTCACCACCGCCCGCGACTCCGGCCACTCCCGTTTCCCGGTCGTCGCCGCCGGCGGGGTCGACGACGTCGTCGGGATGGTGCACGTGAAACACGCCCTCGGCGTCCCCCGCGACCGCAGGGCGGACACGCCGGTGTCGGCGGTGATGCTGCCGGCGCTGTTCGTCCCGACGTCGCGGCGGCTGGACGACCTGCTCGGCGACCTGCGCCGCGGCGGGCTGCAGATGGCCGTCGTCGTCGACGAGTACGGCGGCACCGACGGCGTGGTGACCGTGGAGGACCTGGTCGAGGAGCTGGTCGGCGACCTCACCGACGAGTACGACACCGAGACCGGCGACGACGTCGTCGACCGCGGCGACGGCACCTGGTCGGTGTCGGGCCTGCTGCGGCCCGACGAGGTGGCCGCGGCCACCGGCCTGGCGGTCCCCGCCGACCGGCACTGGGAGACCCTGGGCGGCCTGGTGCTGCACGTGCTGGGCCGCATCCCCGACGTCGGCGACCGGATCGAGGCGCGGCCGGCCCTGCCGCCGGAGCTCGCCGCCGAGGCCGAGGGCCTGCCGGCCGGCGTCTGGGTGCGGGTCGAGCGGGTCGACGGCACGCGGGTGGAGCGCGCCGTCGTCGGGGGCCTGCCCGCCACGACCGGCGACGAGCAGGAGGAGGACGACCGTGGGTGA
- a CDS encoding nucleotidyltransferase family protein, with protein sequence MSAVAGLVLAAGGGRRYGMPKALVEYGGSLLVERAVRTARAVCDPVLVVLGARAVDVWRTADLDGATVLANRDWETGMASSLRTGLDGLRGWPGLVDAALVTLVDMPGMTPEALRVLAAHAAPDALAVATYDGVRGHPVLLGREHWAGVVQTATGDEGARRYLAAHDVTEVDCTGLADPVDLDVPPGGVASAP encoded by the coding sequence ATGAGCGCAGTCGCCGGGCTGGTCCTCGCCGCCGGGGGCGGCCGCCGCTACGGGATGCCCAAGGCGCTGGTCGAGTACGGGGGCAGCCTGCTGGTCGAGCGGGCGGTGCGGACGGCGCGCGCGGTCTGCGACCCGGTGCTCGTCGTGCTCGGCGCCCGGGCGGTCGACGTCTGGCGGACCGCCGACCTCGACGGTGCCACCGTGCTGGCCAACCGGGACTGGGAGACCGGCATGGCCTCCAGCCTGCGCACCGGCCTCGACGGCCTGCGCGGCTGGCCCGGGCTGGTCGACGCCGCCCTGGTCACGCTGGTCGACATGCCCGGGATGACGCCGGAGGCGCTGCGCGTCCTCGCCGCGCACGCGGCACCCGACGCGCTGGCCGTCGCCACCTACGACGGCGTCCGCGGGCACCCGGTGCTCCTCGGCCGCGAGCACTGGGCCGGGGTGGTGCAGACGGCGACCGGCGACGAGGGCGCCCGCCGCTACCTCGCCGCGCACGACGTCACCGAGGTGGACTGCACCGGCCTGGCCGACCCGGTGGACCTCGACGTGCCGCCCGGCGGGGTAGCTTCGGCGCCGTGA
- a CDS encoding molybdenum cofactor biosynthesis protein MoaE — translation MIAGHLIARVVDEPLSVAEHERAVTDPGAGAVVSFSGVVRDSDGGRSVTELEYVGHPTAEAVIAELAEEFAARPEVRAVAVSHRVGLLRIGDVALACAVSAAHRGEAFRACADLVDEVKARLPIWKRQVFTDGEEEWVSCP, via the coding sequence GTGATCGCCGGCCACCTGATCGCCAGAGTCGTCGACGAGCCGCTGTCGGTCGCCGAGCACGAGCGGGCCGTGACCGACCCCGGCGCCGGCGCCGTCGTCTCCTTCTCCGGGGTCGTCCGCGACTCCGACGGCGGCCGGTCGGTGACCGAGCTGGAGTACGTCGGGCACCCGACGGCCGAGGCGGTGATCGCCGAGCTGGCCGAGGAGTTCGCCGCCCGCCCCGAGGTGCGCGCCGTCGCCGTCTCCCACCGGGTCGGCCTGCTGCGCATCGGCGACGTCGCCCTGGCCTGCGCGGTCAGCGCCGCCCACCGCGGCGAGGCCTTCCGCGCCTGCGCCGACCTCGTCGACGAGGTGAAGGCGCGGCTGCCGATCTGGAAGCGGCAGGTCTTCACCGACGGCGAGGAGGAGTGGGTGTCCTGCCCCTGA
- the modA gene encoding molybdate ABC transporter substrate-binding protein, whose product MRKVAAVLAAVVLGATACGGGEGAAASSASDGGGGLTGTLTVFAAASLTDVFTDLGQRLEGGNPDLTVQFNLAGSSALATQLTQGAPADVFASANGAQMDVVTGAGLADGDPTVFTANVLQIAVPAGNPAGVTGLADFGREELTLAVCAPEVPCGAAAEDVFAAAGVTPRPDTQEEDVRAALTKVELAEVDAALVYATDVVAAGDAVEGVPVPEAEDVVNDYPLCTLAAAPNPEAARAFVDLVLSEEGQQALEAAGFRAP is encoded by the coding sequence GTGCGCAAGGTGGCGGCGGTGCTGGCCGCGGTGGTGCTGGGCGCCACGGCCTGCGGGGGCGGGGAGGGCGCGGCGGCGTCGTCGGCGTCCGACGGCGGCGGCGGGCTCACCGGCACGCTCACCGTCTTCGCGGCCGCCTCGCTCACCGACGTCTTCACCGACCTCGGGCAGCGGCTGGAGGGCGGCAACCCGGACCTGACCGTGCAGTTCAACCTCGCCGGCAGCTCGGCCCTGGCCACCCAGCTCACCCAGGGCGCCCCGGCCGACGTGTTCGCCTCGGCCAACGGCGCGCAGATGGACGTCGTCACCGGCGCCGGCCTGGCCGACGGCGACCCGACCGTCTTCACCGCCAACGTGCTGCAGATCGCGGTCCCCGCGGGCAACCCGGCCGGCGTCACCGGGCTCGCCGACTTCGGCCGCGAGGAGCTCACCCTCGCCGTCTGCGCGCCCGAGGTGCCGTGCGGTGCGGCCGCCGAGGACGTCTTCGCCGCCGCCGGCGTGACGCCGCGCCCCGACACCCAGGAGGAGGACGTGCGCGCCGCGCTGACCAAGGTCGAGCTCGCCGAGGTCGACGCCGCGCTCGTCTACGCCACCGACGTGGTCGCCGCCGGGGACGCCGTCGAGGGCGTCCCCGTCCCCGAGGCCGAGGACGTCGTCAACGACTACCCGCTGTGCACCCTGGCCGCCGCCCCGAACCCGGAGGCCGCGCGGGCCTTCGTCGACCTGGTCCTCTCCGAGGAGGGGCAGCAGGCGCTCGAGGCGGCCGGTTTCCGCGCCCCGTGA
- the moaA gene encoding GTP 3',8-cyclase MoaA produces the protein MTTPSPLPDPVVRRTPAPAVSPGSGGLVDRHGRVATDLRVSLTDRCNLRCTYCMPPEGLQWLPKVEQLTDDEVVRLVRIGVERLGIEEVRFTGGEPLLRPGLVGIVEAATALTPRPEVSLTTNAIGLARVAPALAAAGLDRINVSLDTLDRERFTALTHRDRLDDVLAGLAVAHDAGLTPVKVNAVLLRGMNEADAVPLLDFCLERGYQLRFIEQMPLDAHHAWTRGEMVTAEDILERLSAAHELTPDTEERGSAPAERWLVDGGPATVGVIASVTRSFCGTCDRTRLTADGQIRNCLFAREESDLRTAMREGATDDELADRWRIATLAKLPGHGIDDPSFLQPSRPMSAIGG, from the coding sequence GTGACCACGCCCAGCCCGCTGCCCGACCCGGTGGTGCGCCGCACACCCGCGCCCGCCGTGTCCCCCGGCAGCGGCGGGCTGGTCGACCGGCACGGCCGCGTCGCCACCGACCTGCGGGTCTCGCTGACCGACCGCTGCAACCTGCGCTGCACCTACTGCATGCCGCCCGAGGGCCTGCAGTGGCTGCCCAAGGTCGAGCAGCTCACCGACGACGAGGTCGTCCGGCTGGTGCGCATCGGCGTCGAGCGGCTCGGCATCGAGGAGGTCCGGTTCACCGGCGGCGAGCCGCTGCTGCGCCCCGGGCTGGTGGGCATCGTCGAGGCCGCCACCGCCCTGACCCCCCGCCCCGAGGTCAGCCTCACCACCAACGCCATCGGCCTGGCCCGGGTCGCCCCGGCGCTGGCCGCGGCCGGCCTGGACCGGATCAACGTCAGCCTCGACACCCTCGACCGCGAGCGGTTCACGGCCCTGACCCACCGCGACCGGCTCGACGACGTCCTCGCCGGCCTGGCGGTCGCGCACGACGCCGGGCTCACCCCGGTCAAGGTCAACGCCGTCCTGCTGCGCGGGATGAACGAGGCCGACGCCGTCCCGCTGCTCGACTTCTGCCTCGAGCGCGGCTACCAGCTGCGCTTCATCGAGCAGATGCCGCTCGACGCCCACCACGCCTGGACCCGCGGCGAGATGGTCACCGCCGAGGACATCCTGGAGCGGCTGTCGGCCGCACACGAGCTCACGCCCGACACCGAGGAGCGCGGGTCGGCCCCGGCCGAGCGCTGGCTGGTCGACGGTGGCCCGGCCACGGTCGGCGTCATCGCCTCGGTGACCCGCTCCTTCTGCGGCACCTGCGACCGCACCCGGCTCACCGCCGACGGCCAGATCCGCAACTGCCTGTTCGCCCGCGAGGAGTCCGACCTGCGGACGGCGATGCGCGAGGGTGCCACCGACGACGAGCTGGCCGACCGCTGGCGGATCGCCACGCTGGCCAAGCTGCCCGGTCACGGGATCGACGACCCGAGCTTCCTGCAGCCGAGCCGGCCGATGTCGGCGATCGGCGGCTGA
- a CDS encoding TOBE domain-containing protein: MALADRVLVVEDGAVVQAGPPADVARHPRTDYVARLVGLSLLPGTADGLTVRLDGGGVVAVAEPARGPVLVAVRPESVALYPSRPEGSPRNAWPARVAGATPHGSTVRCELDGEVPLVADVTATAFAELGLAPGSPVWAVVKASEVAVYTR, translated from the coding sequence ATGGCGCTGGCCGACCGGGTGCTCGTCGTCGAGGACGGCGCCGTGGTGCAGGCCGGCCCGCCGGCCGACGTCGCCCGGCACCCGCGCACCGACTACGTGGCCCGGCTGGTCGGGCTCTCGCTGCTGCCCGGCACCGCCGACGGCCTGACCGTGCGGCTGGACGGCGGCGGGGTGGTCGCCGTGGCCGAGCCGGCGCGGGGGCCGGTGCTGGTGGCCGTCCGCCCGGAGTCGGTGGCGCTGTACCCGTCGCGGCCCGAGGGCAGCCCGCGCAACGCCTGGCCGGCGCGGGTGGCCGGCGCGACGCCGCACGGCTCGACGGTGCGCTGCGAGCTCGACGGCGAGGTGCCGCTGGTCGCCGACGTCACCGCGACCGCGTTCGCCGAGCTGGGGCTGGCCCCCGGCTCGCCGGTGTGGGCGGTGGTCAAGGCCTCCGAGGTCGCCGTCTACACGCGGTGA
- a CDS encoding MoaD/ThiS family protein gives MSPQPAPPAVTVRYFAGARAAAGVDTETCAAGTLEELVGRIVETHGERLERVLTACSFLVDGTQTRDRALQLAPGAVVDVLPPFAGG, from the coding sequence GTGTCCCCCCAGCCCGCTCCCCCGGCGGTCACCGTGCGGTACTTCGCCGGGGCCCGAGCCGCGGCCGGCGTCGACACCGAGACCTGCGCGGCCGGCACGCTCGAGGAGCTGGTCGGCCGGATCGTCGAGACCCACGGCGAGCGGCTCGAGCGGGTGCTCACCGCCTGCTCGTTCCTCGTCGACGGAACGCAGACGCGCGACCGCGCGTTGCAGTTGGCACCCGGGGCGGTCGTCGACGTGCTGCCCCCCTTCGCCGGAGGATGA
- a CDS encoding TOBE domain-containing protein: MTTSYRIAEAAALLGVSDDTVRRWVDSGRLPARREGGGPAVVDGADLARVATALHEAPEPGATRGSSARNRLAGIVTRVVRDTVMAQVEIQAGPFRLVSLMSREAADELGLEVGVRAVATVKATQVGVDVP, translated from the coding sequence GTGACCACCAGCTACCGGATCGCCGAGGCCGCGGCGCTGCTCGGGGTCAGCGACGACACCGTCCGCCGCTGGGTCGACAGCGGCCGGCTGCCGGCGCGGCGCGAGGGCGGTGGCCCGGCCGTGGTGGACGGCGCCGACCTCGCCCGCGTCGCCACCGCGCTGCACGAGGCGCCCGAGCCCGGTGCCACCCGCGGGTCCTCGGCGCGCAACCGGCTGGCGGGGATCGTCACGCGGGTCGTCCGCGACACCGTCATGGCCCAGGTGGAGATCCAGGCCGGTCCGTTCCGGCTGGTCTCGCTGATGTCCCGCGAGGCCGCCGACGAGCTGGGCCTGGAGGTCGGCGTCCGGGCGGTGGCCACGGTGAAGGCCACGCAGGTGGGCGTCGACGTCCCCTGA
- a CDS encoding SpoIIE family protein phosphatase translates to MLAARRDPVLESMPLGYMAVDGDWRVTYVNAAGEAVVGQSWDELVGSDYWTAFPANVDNEFGRAYREVVATGRPQTIEAFYPEPLNRWFEVHAVPVPDGLTLYFSEVTAQRLAQDRLALLARVGTELTGTLDLAEAVRRIPRLVVPELGEACLLTVLDDEGRPRDLGSWHSDPARRDALTRYASVRLPGMPPTAPVVRALGGETVAADGADVLAALPDAEAHALYRELGAPSVLAVPLPGRDRVIGALTFLAGTGSSAVRVDPLTAREVAGRVGLALDNVRLFARQQQVAETLQRSLLTRPRRSPLGRIAVRYTPAAEAARVGGDWYDAFTQPGGGTTLVIGDVVGHDTAAAAAMGQLRSLLRGIAAYSDAGPAEVLRGLDTAMATLAVDTYATAAVARFQRSEEDAGTGRTRMTLSNAGHLPPLVLAPGGGPVVLPEGPGDLLLGVDPDSPRTEWTVSLDRGTTVLLFTDGLVERRTTDLDSGLARLAATARELAGRPLGVLCDELIERLVQGRPEDDVALVALRLDGRDTLG, encoded by the coding sequence GTGCTCGCCGCGCGGCGTGACCCCGTCCTGGAGTCGATGCCGCTGGGCTACATGGCCGTCGACGGCGACTGGCGGGTCACCTACGTCAACGCGGCCGGTGAGGCCGTCGTCGGCCAGTCGTGGGACGAGCTCGTCGGGTCCGACTACTGGACGGCGTTCCCGGCCAACGTCGACAACGAGTTCGGCCGCGCCTACCGCGAGGTGGTCGCCACCGGCCGGCCGCAGACGATCGAGGCCTTCTACCCCGAGCCGCTCAACCGGTGGTTCGAGGTGCACGCCGTCCCGGTGCCGGACGGCCTGACGCTGTACTTCTCCGAGGTCACCGCCCAGCGCCTGGCGCAGGACCGGCTGGCGCTGCTGGCGCGGGTCGGCACCGAGCTGACCGGCACCCTGGACCTCGCCGAGGCGGTCCGCCGCATCCCCCGTCTCGTGGTGCCCGAGCTGGGCGAGGCCTGCCTGCTGACCGTCCTCGACGACGAGGGCCGCCCGCGCGACCTGGGCTCGTGGCACAGCGACCCCGCCCGCCGCGACGCGCTCACCCGCTACGCCTCGGTCCGGCTGCCCGGGATGCCGCCGACCGCGCCGGTGGTCCGCGCGCTGGGCGGCGAGACGGTGGCCGCCGACGGCGCCGACGTGCTCGCCGCCCTGCCCGACGCCGAGGCGCACGCGCTCTACCGCGAGCTGGGCGCGCCCTCGGTGCTGGCCGTGCCGCTGCCCGGCCGCGACCGGGTGATCGGCGCGCTGACCTTCCTCGCCGGGACCGGCAGCAGCGCCGTCCGCGTGGACCCGCTCACGGCTCGCGAGGTGGCCGGCCGGGTGGGCCTCGCCCTGGACAACGTGCGGCTGTTCGCCCGCCAGCAGCAGGTGGCCGAGACGCTGCAGCGCAGCCTGCTGACCCGCCCGCGGCGCTCCCCGCTCGGCCGCATCGCGGTGCGGTACACCCCCGCGGCCGAGGCGGCCCGGGTCGGCGGTGACTGGTACGACGCCTTCACCCAGCCCGGCGGCGGCACCACCCTCGTCATCGGCGACGTCGTCGGGCACGACACCGCGGCCGCGGCGGCCATGGGCCAACTGCGCTCGCTCCTGCGGGGCATCGCCGCCTACAGCGACGCCGGCCCGGCCGAGGTGCTGCGCGGCCTGGACACCGCGATGGCCACGCTCGCGGTCGACACGTACGCCACCGCCGCCGTCGCCCGCTTCCAGAGGTCGGAGGAGGACGCCGGGACCGGCCGGACCCGGATGACCCTGTCCAACGCCGGGCACCTGCCGCCGCTGGTCCTGGCGCCCGGCGGCGGTCCGGTGGTGCTGCCCGAGGGCCCGGGGGACCTGCTGCTGGGCGTCGACCCGGACAGCCCGCGGACCGAGTGGACGGTGTCCCTGGACCGCGGCACGACGGTGCTGCTGTTCACCGACGGCCTGGTCGAGCGGCGCACGACCGACCTCGACAGCGGGCTGGCCCGGCTGGCCGCCACGGCCCGCGAGCTCGCCGGCCGCCCGCTCGGCGTGCTCTGCGACGAGCTCATCGAGCGGCTGGTGCAGGGCCGGCCGGAGGACGACGTCGCCCTGGTGGCCCTGCGCCTGGACGGCCGGGACACCCTCGGCTGA
- a CDS encoding hemolysin family protein: MGDWVGVLVAVVLLLANAFFVGAEFALVSARRSSIEPLAEAGSRRARTTLAAMERVSLMMAGAQLGITVCSLGLGAIGEPAVAHLLEPVFELLAVPEALVHPIAFVIALTVVVALHVVIGEMVPKNLALAGPDRAALALAPPLAAVVTVLKPVIVSLNALANGVLRLMGVQPRNEVTSAFTRDQVAGLFDESRAGGLLDERGHELLTGALGLEDRDTRSVLIPRAALTVVSPGDDTAAVERAAAATGFSRFPVADGERLLGYVHVKDVLVADGAPEPRVRDITRPLPRVAAADDLRRTLGVMQAGRAQFAAVTDGGRVVGVVALEDILEELVGEIQDAAHRAPARGPGRAGAR; encoded by the coding sequence GTGGGTGACTGGGTCGGCGTGCTCGTCGCCGTCGTGCTGCTGCTGGCCAACGCCTTCTTCGTCGGCGCGGAGTTCGCGCTGGTCTCCGCCCGCCGCTCGTCGATCGAGCCGCTGGCCGAGGCCGGCTCGCGCCGCGCCCGGACGACGCTCGCGGCGATGGAGCGCGTCTCGCTGATGATGGCCGGCGCCCAGCTCGGGATCACGGTGTGCTCGCTGGGCCTGGGCGCCATCGGCGAGCCGGCGGTGGCGCACCTGCTCGAGCCGGTGTTCGAGCTGCTCGCGGTGCCCGAGGCGCTGGTGCACCCGATCGCCTTCGTCATCGCGCTCACCGTCGTCGTCGCGCTGCACGTGGTGATCGGCGAGATGGTGCCCAAGAACCTGGCCCTGGCCGGGCCCGACCGCGCGGCGCTGGCGCTCGCGCCGCCGCTGGCCGCCGTCGTCACCGTCCTCAAGCCGGTCATCGTGTCGCTCAACGCGCTGGCCAACGGCGTGCTGCGGCTGATGGGCGTGCAGCCCAGGAACGAGGTCACCAGCGCGTTCACCCGTGACCAGGTGGCCGGCCTGTTCGACGAGTCGCGCGCCGGCGGGCTGCTCGACGAGCGGGGCCACGAGCTGCTCACCGGCGCCCTCGGCCTGGAGGACCGGGACACCCGCTCGGTGCTCATCCCGCGTGCGGCGCTGACCGTCGTCTCCCCCGGCGACGACACCGCCGCCGTCGAGCGGGCGGCCGCCGCCACCGGGTTCTCCCGCTTCCCGGTCGCCGACGGCGAGCGGCTGCTCGGCTACGTGCACGTCAAGGACGTGCTGGTGGCCGACGGCGCACCCGAGCCGCGGGTCCGCGACATCACCCGCCCCCTGCCGCGGGTGGCCGCCGCCGACGACCTGCGCCGCACCCTCGGGGTCATGCAGGCCGGGCGGGCGCAGTTCGCCGCGGTCACCGACGGGGGCCGGGTGGTCGGCGTGGTGGCGCTGGAGGACATCCTGGAGGAGCTGGTCGGCGAGATCCAGGACGCGGCACACCGGGCACCGGCCCGGGGACCAGGGAGGGCGGGAGCGCGATGA